Proteins co-encoded in one Aspergillus fumigatus Af293 chromosome 6, whole genome shotgun sequence genomic window:
- a CDS encoding serine/threonine-protein kinase — MDGITASPQSFRPPLTDATHRLNNCATPKSEKGSHIEAEDLLITPDRMYIVTSPLATRENVGENRASPNPNSQAGSKRNSAISTTSNVSGKGKRKTHVGPWQLGKTLGEGATGRVRLAKHAVTGQTAAIKIVSKRSAAIAQSESIAAMDRNASLFSGTGTRQMPSGIEREVVIMKLIEHPNVISLYDVWENRGELYLVLEYVQGGELFHYVQNHGPLPEEEAVRLFRQIIAGLGYCHRFNICHRDLKPENILLDSWRNVKLADFGMAALQPAGHWLNTSCGSPHYAAPEIIYGRKYRGDKADIWSCGIILYALLTGYLPFDGGDLPSTLRQVKRGEYTIPPELSVEAADLIQRILQKRPEDRITMHGIWMHPLLKKYEQFHQAMSHHYLGPAPPLTAQDCGPPVLSRQDIDIDILRNLQTLWHGVKTEALIERVLNPQPTQERMFYNALIKFRNEQLENYQGQPLEYSASDYHHISRLPASSANRRKHARVQGGSRRQGQNSTTTTTTATTTSNSSSKQPQSKSRALKSSATEKSYDPFRSPRHIVATPEVQCAQVTIHRNGPEANTKEMSEAVPDLDDDMKEEEVEDIDCLPSSPFSIVPNKKSKASFTRSFQSRASHSSARRVMNTTPTPRSASYKRNVLFLHHQNRSQASMSARPRKARANASSISRQESDCSIKSDEDGVLSSDRCGSPLLPVQPLIVRGAGVTIKNCPQVKRVCDADIIWRDEARKVSHELSQICEEAFNGGSLSTGCTTSIGSETPATSLSMVSAGDSQNQITGSNIKSNQPSNRARDSPNTYTATELTETRRKLIQHSTQDGTESVPGYLSAVINHLDRLIAQDRIKERGKRDKSKENGNSTYDSLQRSSLDTGNLPIISEERSNSLAESEMRNGQDVTRHNSDSASSIQTKRQSGDGKATIRMVPQSSQQCLEEIKPLNIRKKRQASNESPQPREDTRSKDETGRPIRSSQRYASADSRQTRFLSELDPIQEVPKLTGMSDTKTPENKKWSWFRNRSHGSSEPKTKTPTLKPIHPSSATVIVREIDPSFESGPGEQTEKSQDAKGITDNKKGGFFKKFMKKKHSDNVNKGATEVDFADTNPLLKRPAETEHAFDTDKNQKPAPARPSINGKSHNWFARVFQIKPATRVVALNTSKLKGRKDVLKLLREWKQFGMEEAYLDKANGVIRAKVGEVNCLRLRAVDFSAEFYTVLEHGRQANLSLVRFRQERGAASSFHKVVDTLEMVLKQRGLLVEDPDRAKNMARILDAFPNG; from the exons ATGGATGGGATCACTGCTAGTCCTCAGTCATTCCGTCCTCCTCTGACAGATGCTACGCATAGACTGAACAACTGCGCTACTCCAAAGAGTGAAAAAGGATCACAtatcgaagcagaagattTGCTGATAACACCAGACCGAATGTATATCGTCACAAGCCCGTTGGCAACCAGAGAAAATGTGGGGGAAAACCGCGCCTCTCCAAACCCAAACTCTCAAGCCGGCTCGAAAAGGAACTCAGCAATCTCCACGACTTCTAATGTGTCtgggaaggggaagaggaaaacaCATGTTGGGCCATGGCAGTTGGGAAAAACACTGGGGGAAGGGGCCACGGGCCGTGTAAGATTGGCCAAACATGCAGTCACCGGCCAGACCGCAGCCATCAAGATTGTATCCAAGAGGTCTGCCGCTATTGCTCAGAGCGAAAGTATTGCAGCGATGGACCGCAATGCAAGCCTCTTTAGTGGTACAGGCACCAGACAAATGCCGTCCGGCATTGAGCGGGAGGTGGTCATCATGAAACTCATCGAGCATCCAAATGTGATCAGCCTGTACGACGTGTGGGAGAACCGGGGAGAACT ATACCTGGTTCTAGAGTATGTCCAAGGCGGCGAGCTATTCCATTATGTACAAAATCACGGACCGTTAccggaggaagaggcagtTCGGTTGTTTCGACAGATAATTGCAGGCCTTGGGTACTGCCATAGATTCAACATCTGTCATCGGGATTTGAAACCAGAGAATATACTGCTGGACTCCTGGCGCAATGTCAAACTTGCTGACTTCGGTATGGCTGCGCTTCAGCCAGCTGGACATTGGTTGAATACCTCCTGCGGAAGCCCGCATTATGCTGCGCCGGAGATCATTTATGGCCGAAAGTACCGTGGAGACAAGGCTGACATTTGGAGTTGCGGCATCATTTTGTATGCACTGCTGACGGGCTACCTGCCATTCGATGGTGGGGATCTTCCAAGTACTCTGCGACAAGTGAAGCGAGGCGAATACACTATTCCCCCGGAGTTGAGTGTAGAAGCAGCCGACCTCATTCAGCGCATCCTGCAAAAGAGACCAGAAGACCGCATAACGATGCATGGAATATGGATGCATCCACTTCTTAAGAAGTACGAACAGTTCCATCAGGCAATGTCACATCACTACCTCGGCCCTGCACCACCGTTAACGGCACAGGACTGCGGGCCACCAGTACTCAGCAGACaggatattgatattgatattCTGAGAAATCTGCAGACATTGTGGCATGGTGTCAAAACAGAGGCCTTGATAGAGCGAGTTCTGAATCCTCA GCCCACCCAGGAACGAATGTTTTACAATGCTCTGATCAAGTTCAGAAATGAGCAGCTAGAGAATTACCAGGGACAGCCTCTCGAGTATTCAGCCAGTGATTACCACCATATCTCTCGACTACCAGCTTCCTCTGCAAATAGGCGCAAGCATGCCCGGGTACAAGGTGGTTCTCGGAGACAAGGCCAAAAttcaacgacgacgacgacgacagcaACCACAAcaagcaacagcagcagcaaacaGCCTCAAAGTAAATCCAGAGCCCTAAAATCCTCAGCAACCGAGAAAAGCTATGATCCATTCAGATCTCCACGCCACATAGTCGCCACTCCCGAAGTACAGTGCGCTCAAGTTACCATTCACCGGAACGGTCCTGAAGCAAATACCAAAGAAATGTCGGAAGCTGTTCCGGATTTAGACGACGAtatgaaggaagaagaagttgAGGATATAGACTGTCTCCCAAGCTCTCCTTTCTCCATAGTGCCCAACAAGAAGTCCAAAGCCAGCTTCACTAGGTCTTTTCAGTCAAGAGCTTCCCACTCATCTGCTCGCCGGGTGATGAATACAACACCTACACCTCGCTCTGCCAGCTATAAGCGGAACGTTctatttcttcatcaccagAATCGTTCACAAGCATCAATGTCTGCAAGACCGAGGAAGGCACGAGCAAATGCTTCCAGCATTAGCAGGCAAGAAAGCGACTGCAGCATAAAGTCTGACGAGGACGGCGTTCTCTCCTCAGACCGTTGTGGAAGTCCTTTGCTACCGGTCCAACCTTTAATAGTTAGAGGAGCTGGGGTTACTATTAAAAACTGCCCTCAAGTCAAGAGAGTTTGCGACGCGGACATTATCTGGAGAGACGAAGCGCGCAAGGTCTCCCATGAACTCAGCCAAATATGTGAAGAGGCTTTCAATGGCGGATCCTTGTCAACAGGGTGCACGACAAGCATTGGATCAGAGACACCAGCGACTTCTCTTTCAATGGTCAGTGCTGGAGACTCGCAGAATCAAATCACAGGAAGCAACATCAAATCGAACCAGCCATCGAACAGAGCACGAGATTCACCCAACACTTATACTGCGACAGAGCTGACCGAGACTCGTCGCAAGCTAATACAGCACTCAACCCAGGACGGCACTGAGAGTGTTCCAGGCTATCTATCCGCTGTTATCAATCACCTCGATCGTCTCATTGCGCAGGACAGAATAAAGGAGCGCGGAAAACGAGACAAGTCTAAGGAAAACGGCAACTCTACATACGATTCTCTTCAGAGGTCTTCACTCGATACTGGTAACCTTCCGATCATTTCGGAAGAACGCAGCAACTCCTTGGCTGAGAGTGAGATGAGAAACGGCCAAGACGTAACAAGGCATAATTCAGATTCCGCCAGTTCTATCCAGACCAAACGCCAAAGCGGTGATGGAAAAGCCACAATCAGAATGGTTCCCCAGAGTTCTCAACAGTGCTTGGAGGAGATTAAGCCATTGAATATCCGGAAGAAGAGACAAGCCTCGAACGAGTCTCCTCAACCACGCGAGGATACTAGATCCAAGGATGAAACCGGCAGACCGATTCGCTCTTCGCAGCGCTATGCGTCTGCCGACTCTCGTCAGACTCGTTTCCTCTCAGAATTGGATCCAATTCAAGAAGTGCCCAAGTTAACCGGGATGTCCGACACAAAGACGCCCGAGAACAAGAAATGGTCTTGGTTTCGGAACAGATCGCATGGGTCTTCTGAGCCTAAAACGAAGACGCCCACTCTCAAACCAATACACCCGAGCTCTGCCACAGTAATTGTCCGCGAGATCGATCCTTCATTTGAGTCTGGACCAGGTGAGCAGACTGAGAAGTCCCAGGACGCGAAAGGCATCACCGACAACAAGAAGGGTGGCTTTTTCAAGAAATTTATGAAGAAGAAACACAGCGACAACGTCAATAAGGGTGCAACAG AAGTCGATTTTGCAGATACAAACCCCTTGCTCAAGCGACCAGCGGAAACTGAACACGCTTTTGACACCGACAAGAACCAGAAGCCTGCACCCGCCAGGCCAAGCATCAACGGAAAGAGTCATAACTGGTTCGCGCGGGTCTTCCAGATCAAACCAGCAACAAGAGTAGTTGCTCTCAACACATCAAAGCTCAAAGGTCGAAAGGACGTTTTGAAGCTCCTGCGGGAATGGAAACAGTTTGGAATGGAGGAGGCGTACTTGGACAAAGCCAACGGTGTCATTCGTGCCAAAGTGGGCGAAGTGAACT GCCTCCGTCTTCGGGCTGTTGACTTCTCCGCCGAGTTTTACACGGTCCTCGAGCACGGCCGACAGGCCAACCTCAGTCTTGTGCGCTTCAGGCAAGAAAGAGGCGCAGCGTCATCCTTCCATAAGGTTGTCGATACTCTGGAGATGGTGCTGAAACAGCGAGGCTTACTCGTCGAGGATCCAGATCGTGCGAAGAACATGGCACGAATCCTTGACGCTTTTCCCAATGGTTAA
- a CDS encoding Zn(II)2Cys6 transcription factor domain-containing protein, whose amino-acid sequence MSTNPHEFGDPNRQGQYPPPPQWNSSQPEDNPAPANYPPASQYPYPPASYPPPTTDHPYPHPPPPPSQYPPTSHMATIHPHVQGAQDPYRLPPPPGAYRPPDVYAQPAPPPQPQVVYQAAAPRQRTAIACRYCRRRKIRCSGFESSQDGRCSNCIRFNQECMFTPVSSQAQAFVPAHAAYPHLRNPQNGRAGPPVMLYGAHGQPLPPQQQPQPPADTTLPPPQGMYQHPYRTAPPPLASAVPADHRPTGRRGSGSGFEYPDPTNLAPVTPATSAPAYQAHPAPSPYYPPPPQHDRRPSPQSAYPYDSRHSSSPHSSPYPPLHTATSTMTPPPTSTPGGSVSSSRGGLNVRDMLNPGDNQGRSSTDSDMLNALNRRGLNQ is encoded by the exons ATGTCCACCAACCCCCACGAATTTGGCGACCCTAATCGACAGGGACAGTATCCACCGCCTCCCCAGTGGAACTCTAGTCAGCCTGAGGATAATCCAGCTCCAGCTAACTATCCGCCAGCATCTCAATACCCT TATCCTCCGGCCTCctatcctcctccaaccacaGACCACCCGTATCCGCatccaccaccacccccgTCACAGTATCCGCCTACCTCCCACATGGCCACTATCCACCCTCATGTGCAAGGTGCCCAGGATCCTTATAGgctccctcctcctcctggcgCCTACCGCCCTCCGGATGTCTACGCTcagccagctcctccaccacAGCCTCAAGTTGTATACCAAGCCGCAGCTCCCAGACAACGGACCGCTATAGCCTGTCGTTACTGCCGCAGACGCAAG ATTCGATGCTCGGGATTTGAAAGTTCTCAGGATGGGCGCTGCAGCAACTGCATCCGTTTCAACCAAGAGTGTATGTTCACTCCGGTTTCATCCCAGGCACAGGCATTTGTGCCGGCACACGCTGCCTATCCTCATCTCAGAAACCCTCAAAACGGCCGCGCTGGTCCTCCGGTGATGCTCTATGGTGCCCATGGCCAGCCTTTGCCacctcagcagcagcctcagccCCCTGCTGATACCACCCTTCCGCCGCCTCAAGGAATGTACCAACATCCATACAGAACCGCGCCGCCCCCCCTTGCATCCGCTGTGCCCGCAGATCAT AGACCTACCGGCCGACGCGGCTCTGGCTCAGGTTTCGAGTATCCTGACCCGACCAACCTTGCGCCGGTAACCCCAGCAACATCAGCGCCTGCCTATCAGGCGCACCCCGCTCCTAGTCCTTACTACCCCCCTCCACCACAGCATGATCGGCGTCCCTCGCCGCAATCTGCCTACCCGTACGATAGCCGTCACTCCTCTTCCCCGCACAGCTCCCCATATCCTCCTCTGCACACCGCTACAAGTACGATGACTCCTCCACCGACCTCAACTCCTGGAGGTTCGGTCAGTTCATCTCGAGGTGGCCTGAATGTCCGTGATATGTTGAACCCCGGTGACAATCAGGGTCGCTCCAGTACCGATAGCGATATGCTAAACGCGCTGAACCGTCGGGGCCTCAACCAGTAA